In bacterium BMS3Abin08, the DNA window AAGGGCAAGCCCCATCCCTATAGCGGCATCCGATTGAAGGGATTTATCCCCGATTTTCCTTGAAAGAACGAGTGCATCACTGTAATGTGTGAGGGCATCCTTATACCTCCCGAGCATCCTCGACATATCTCCGGCAGCCATATGGCAGTGAAGTGCCCCTTCTGTATCATTGTTCCTTAACGAAAGCCTCAGTGCAGAGCGGAACCTCCGGAGCGCCCCTCCGTAGTCGGACCGGCTTCGCAGTCTTTCCCCTTTCTGTAGAAGTTCTTCAGTTCGCAAAACGGTTCCTCAGGTCCTTCATCAACGCACTGTAATCCTCGGCATGGAAGAAGGCGGAGCCCATAACGAGTATATCCGCTCCGGCCTTTACGATCCTGCTTGCATTGTCCGTCTTTATCCCGCCGTCGACCTCTATCAGGACGTCGAGATTCCTTTCATCGATCATGCCTTTCAGTGTTTCGATCTTTTTCAGAGACCCCTCGATAAACCTCTGTCCGCCGAATCCCGGATTGACGGACATTATAAGCACGAGGTACAGATCCGGCAGTATCTCCTCGAGGGTCCGGACGGGTGTTGCGGGGTTTATGGATACCCCCGGCTTTTTGCCCTCCTCTTTGATGCTTTGAACGGTCCTGTGAAGGTGGACCGTGGCCTCCTGGTGAACGGTGATTATGTCGGCTCCAGCCCCTGCAAAGTCAGCTATGTACCTGTCGGGGTCTTCGATCATGAGATGGACATCAAAGGGTAACCTTGTAACCTTTCTGATAGCCCTTATAACCTCCTGTCCTATCGTCATGTTGGGAACAAAGTGTCCGTCCATAACATCTACATGGATGAGGTCTGCCCCTGCAGCCTCGGCGTCCCATATCTCCCTGCCGAGGATGGTGAAATCAGCCGAAAGGATTGACGGTGCGATCATAACCATCTCAGTCGCTGCTCCTCCTTGTGTTCCAGTTTTAGTTTAATCAAATCACCTCTCTTGATGATTGAACCGGCGGCGGGTTTCTGTCCCACTATTCTGCTTCCATAGCCGCTCAGCTCGATCTCCAGACCCATTTTTTCAACGAGTTCTTTTGCAGCAGAGAGGGACATGCCTGCAAAATCGGGACAGGAGTACAACACATCAAAGGGGCCATTGCTCACAAGCAGCGAAACCCTGTCCGCACCCCTCTCGTCGGGTGTGGGCCTCTGGCCGATTACCGTATCCTTCTCGTAGGCATCCGAACGGGCCCTCAGGATGCGCTTGATCTTTAAGTTGTTTTTTATGGCAAGATCACGGGCCTCATCAACATTCAGTCCGATGAAATCGGGCATGTAGTACCTCTTTGGTCCCTTGCTTATTATAACCCTGATAGTCCTTCCCTGCTTGATTCGCTCCCGGGGAGGGATTTCCTGTCTTATAATAGTGCCTGCGGGCAGTGTCTGGTTGAATTCCTCTCCATCGATCTTGATATAGAGCCTGCGTTCCATTATCTCCTTGTTCGCCTCGATCAGGTTCTTTTTCCTGAGGTCCGGAACCGCAACCGTCTTTTTGGCGCCCATAATCCTGAATGTTACGTAGCTGCTGAAAACAGTCAGTACGAGAAATAATGTGAAATAGAGGGTTATCTTGAAAATTGTCTTCATAAGCAAATCAGTGCAAAGAAAGTACTGCAGCGAAAAAACCGTCCATATCATCCCTGTGGGGGAGACTGAGGAAGAACCCATCCTCTGTGCGGAATCCCTTTAACCCGGTTTTAACTGCCGGTGTTTCAATATACCCGATATCTATAATAAAAAAATCTTTCCTTTTATGCAAGAACTTATTCACCACGTCCGGTCCCTCCTCCGGCTCGGTTGAACAGACAGTGTAGAGAATCACGCCTCCTCTCCTCAGGTGAGGACTTACTTTAAGGAGCAGGTCAAGCTGTTTTTCATGAAACCTTTTGAGGTCGGAGGGGTGGTGCCGGTATCTGACATCGGGGTTTCTCCTGATGACTCCCATAGAGGAGCACGGGGCATCGAGGAGGATCCGGTCAAACATGGATCCGGCATTCATCAGGGTTGAGTCCGAGATGACGACCCGTATTGACTTGAATCCAAGACGTTCAATATTTCCTCTCATGAGAGATGCCCTCTCAGGGCTTATATCCATGGCGATGATCTCCGCCATGTCACCGGTCAACTCGGCGATGTAGGTTGTTTTGCCTCCGGGAGCGGAGCAGGCATCGAGGATCCGCTGCCCCGGTCCGGGATGAAGGAGGGAGGTCACAAGCTGGGCAGCCTCATCCTGTACGTAAACGTCTCCGATAAGATCGGCAATTTCGGGGAAGACGTGATTGGGTTCGATAACTATTCCGGAAGATGAAAGTTCTGTAAACCTGTATCTGATGTTTCTGCTGTCCAGGATAGAGGCGATTTCCTCCCTTGACTTCCTCAGGAGGTTTACACGTAATGTCAGATTCGGCCTCTCGTTGTTTTTCCTCAGGAGTTTTTCTCCCTCCGGGGCGCCGAACCTCTTGAGCCACCTCCTTACAAGCCATTCAGGATGGGAGGTGGAAATGGAGAGTCTTTTTACCTCTTCATCGGGCAGAGGTGGACAGGACCTGTCGCGGAGCAGTCTTCTTAAGACGGCATTTGTTAACGCCGTGTTCCTGCCGGTCTTTTTTTCAACCTCTACTGTCTCGCTTACCGCAGCCCAGTCTGAAACCCTCATGAGGAGTATCTGATATGCACCGATTCTGAGGTTGTTAAGCGTTGAATCTTTAAGTCCTTCAGGCCTCCTGAGGTAAGGCTTCAGGCACCAGTCGAGAAAGTAGAGGTTTCGCAGCACCCCGTATATGATCTCCTGGATGAATGCCCGGTCTCTCCGGTCGAGGGTCTCCGGTAGTCCATCGAGTAACTCCCTGGGCTTTTTGCCCCTGAAGAGTATATCGTTGAGGGTGCTTAATGCGACGTATCTGGTGTTTCCTCCTGTCATGGGAATGCATGCCTGAACAAGAAAGTATGATAAAGAAGGGGTTAGCTGATGGAGAGTCCCGAGATCTTGAGTCTTACGGTCAGACCTGAGGGCCTCCTGTAATTCCTGACGCGTATGCTCATCTCCCTCATAACCATATAGGGGGTCCTTGATTCTATATTGTAAATAATATTTGAGAGTTCTGCTATGGATTTAACATTCAGGTCCACACTGACTGAAACGACCCTGTATCCGTCATGCTCTTCGGTCCGCTCCACCCGCTCGCTCCTGATGGTAGCCCCTGCATCCGTTATAATCCGTTTAACCATACCCTGAAGTGACGCTGAGGCAAGGGCGGGGGTATCCCCGCTGAGGAGTTTGAGCTCTTCATCCTTGACGAGACTCCGCAGTTCATTGACCTCTTTCCTGAGGGCCTCTTCCTGTGAGAGCAGTGCCCGGTATTTTGTCAGTGTACGGATCTTTATCTCTTTCTCTTCCCTTAGATTGCGGTTCCTTTCTCTTAATCCACTAACCCCGTACTGGTAGAAAACCGCTATAGAGAGCAGGGCTATTAGTATGATTCCTATTAGTCTTCTCCTGTTAGTTGTCATTTGCCCTGTTCTACCCCTTCGAGTTCCGCCTTGATCCTGAAGCGTTCCTTGTTCAGCCTCCTGTCTTTGACGGTAGTTGAGGAAAA includes these proteins:
- a CDS encoding general secretion pathway protein M → MTTNRRRLIGIILIALLSIAVFYQYGVSGLRERNRNLREEKEIKIRTLTKYRALLSQEEALRKEVNELRSLVKDEELKLLSGDTPALASASLQGMVKRIITDAGATIRSERVERTEEHDGYRVVSVSVDLNVKSIAELSNIIYNIESRTPYMVMREMSIRVRNYRRPSGLTVRLKISGLSIS
- the rsmB gene encoding ribosomal RNA small subunit methyltransferase B, with translation MTGGNTRYVALSTLNDILFRGKKPRELLDGLPETLDRRDRAFIQEIIYGVLRNLYFLDWCLKPYLRRPEGLKDSTLNNLRIGAYQILLMRVSDWAAVSETVEVEKKTGRNTALTNAVLRRLLRDRSCPPLPDEEVKRLSISTSHPEWLVRRWLKRFGAPEGEKLLRKNNERPNLTLRVNLLRKSREEIASILDSRNIRYRFTELSSSGIVIEPNHVFPEIADLIGDVYVQDEAAQLVTSLLHPGPGQRILDACSAPGGKTTYIAELTGDMAEIIAMDISPERASLMRGNIERLGFKSIRVVISDSTLMNAGSMFDRILLDAPCSSMGVIRRNPDVRYRHHPSDLKRFHEKQLDLLLKVSPHLRRGGVILYTVCSTEPEEGPDVVNKFLHKRKDFFIIDIGYIETPAVKTGLKGFRTEDGFFLSLPHRDDMDGFFAAVLSLH
- the rpe gene encoding ribulose-phosphate 3-epimerase, encoding MVMIAPSILSADFTILGREIWDAEAAGADLIHVDVMDGHFVPNMTIGQEVIRAIRKVTRLPFDVHLMIEDPDRYIADFAGAGADIITVHQEATVHLHRTVQSIKEEGKKPGVSINPATPVRTLEEILPDLYLVLIMSVNPGFGGQRFIEGSLKKIETLKGMIDERNLDVLIEVDGGIKTDNASRIVKAGADILVMGSAFFHAEDYSALMKDLRNRFAN
- the spk1 gene encoding serine/threonine-protein kinase PK-1; the encoded protein is MIWTVFSLQYFLCTDLLMKTIFKITLYFTLFLVLTVFSSYVTFRIMGAKKTVAVPDLRKKNLIEANKEIMERRLYIKIDGEEFNQTLPAGTIIRQEIPPRERIKQGRTIRVIISKGPKRYYMPDFIGLNVDEARDLAIKNNLKIKRILRARSDAYEKDTVIGQRPTPDERGADRVSLLVSNGPFDVLYSCPDFAGMSLSAAKELVEKMGLEIELSGYGSRIVGQKPAAGSIIKRGDLIKLKLEHKEEQRLRWL